Below is a genomic region from Papilio machaon chromosome 19, ilPapMach1.1, whole genome shotgun sequence.
GCCAGGTTCACCTCCTTGCCCGTCACCTCGCCGAATTGCTGCAAACATAATAACATACCAGagtcattttaattacatatacttcaactttaactaaattaaataacttaagctATTCACTAATTACAGAATcattagaacaaaaaaaatgtatagttATACAAAACTgacttattattaaatatgaattctGAAGAGCGCTTAATGCATGTTTGTATGACATACCGCGAAGTGTGCCAGCAGTGTGTCCAGCTCGTCAGGCTCGAAGCCGGAGACGAGGAGGGCACGCGGGCGGTGGTCGATGCTCTGGTTGACGCTGAAGGTCTTGCCGGgggccgcgcccgccgccccgcCCGCCGCACCCGCCAGCCCCCCGCGTACAAACCGGCTGCTGGTGAACCGCCCGCCTCTacatacacacatacatacatacataaaataatagcgaacgaaatatttaaatcttcattgtttacaataaataaaatttcaacaataaACGAACATCAAATGTTCTCTATCTTACCGTAGTTTTCTTTTCACGATACGATAgcttgaaaaaattataaaaacgttaaatttatttacctgaaaataatactatccttcatttaatgttttcagaataataaaaatactgttaggtcagcattttatatatattatactatattaaattaagaaacataCCTTTACAAAGCACACTAACGAATATTTTACTCTGAAGCaagttttcattaatatataaattatatataataaattatatataaattgaagTAATGACTATGTGTAACTAttcaatacatatataaagacataaataaaaataaaactataaaactaaCCTGGAATGTCCTCTCCTGATGACGGGATGTGTGGGGAACTGCAGCGCCATCTGTCTCCGCAGCTCAGCTATCTTCTTCAACAACTCAGTTACGTCTTGACCCTCCTGCACAACACAACAATAACCAATTTATAGTAAACTAGCTATCaaagcgaaataaaaaaaacataataagtaaaaaagtagctagtgtgttcttccagactatgttctacatctatgccaaatttcatcaagatccgttgagctgttctggagataacgtcaaacaatcatccatccatccatctaaatatacgcatttataatattaataagactaTTTCGTATTATAAGtgactattataaataaattgtcatcAAAACAACGATTTTCGGGGGTATTTCCCGTTGGACCGATGGGCCTAACAATCACACATCCGATTTTCCACCGCCGAACATAATGTTGACTCTACTTCCAAGAAAATAAGAGAGATCATGATCCCTATGATGATACTAACCTGTTGTTTGGTGAACATATCGAGTTCAGCATCCAGGATCTCCTTCTGCGCCTCCTCCCGCGTCTTCGGCTTCTTCACCTGCTGACACACGACATTATGTACTGCGGCTTATTTACAAAGCTTATATACAACTTTGTTTATTCGTAAACCGTACTATCGTTTAATATCAATTCTGTGTTTTCTATTATTGTTTTCgtgtttaaaatgtatgatATTCGATGATACATTttagttacaaatataaatattcacCAATACTTAGTATTAGCAAAATCAAATAGCAAAGGAAtgttagatttataaaaaattattccaaATCACAGAgttatgttaaaacaaaattgcaCAAATCTTTAGTGTTCTTATTACCCGTGATATTATGAGTTaactttcaatattattaactgaAGTGCGcagttaaactttaataaatccaGCGAGATAAAGcctatatatgtttattaaattatattttcaccaTTCGAAAGTTCTGaatcaattttacattaaattggagtcaaattttacatattctaaaacaaactttaagataatataaaattaatttacccAATTCTATTTACATTCTGAACTTACTACTTTTAACCTAAACTAAACTACATAGTGAATATATAgttctatatttaaagtatatatgaacaaattaataattaatatagttatataatttaaataagatatagAACAGTTCTACTAATTACATAttctatatttacttttagaaATATACGTCAATTTTACATACTGCTGGTTCATATACATAGTATATGTGATGTTATATTACGATAGTATGTGCCTTTGTGCGCATGCGACGTGCTATCTTGTGTCAATACTAGGAGACATCTAGTCAGggataatatgtttataagaTTAATGAATTGTTCTAAAAACTGATTCATATATtacgtaatatatttatatatgtttccTACCTCCTTAAAGAGAAATAGCAATGGTAGTAATtcgattattaatattgtaatttttcataataataaaaagtttactttgagaaaacaattagaaaattgtatatttttacctAGCGAGTTTGTTAGTTCTGtgtgtaattttaacttttataagatttaatatttgaatggtTTCTCTAGTTGGTTATATTTTGttggttgtaatttttttcacccCACCCACCCATAACTtggtcacccctaacttggggtaggcttcgagaccctcggtggggacgtacagtgagctgatgatgacgtaattttttttgtcgcGTAAAGTTTTATTCGATAACAAAAGCACACAAAAACacaacaaaacttttaaagtgATGCCCaaagcattaaaaaaagcaaattttacatatagaATAGATAACTTGCAATAGAAGCAAAAAGAAATAGTCAAAGCaaaaacatgtattaaaacatttggatacattttacatacatacatcataCAAGAGCATACAAAAGATTTCATACAAAACTGCATGAGTTTGTGTGTgagatttaaattgttttgcaTCCACTTTTATATAGCATAAAGTGTTTTTTGAAAACTAATCTTTtcctaactttttttttaatttgtgtatcTTTTTCgctattcaataaaaatgccTACATTCAAAACCTATTTCTATGACCAATGAGTTTTTAgatgaatgattttttttatgtggatttaaaaaaattatttaccaatAAATGGACATATGAAAAGTATATATGAGTAATCGTTAGATTGTATGCTGCGACAGAACGACAAATGCTCAAAAATGACACATGGATAAACCCAATGACCAGGATGTCTCGTGAGTTAACAAACAAACAGGGATAGCGAACCTTTTttccaaaatttttttttttaacagtttttattataaaattaatgcacATTAGACGGAGGCAATGTCTCCCTTAATTtccattataaattcaaatagaaTTAAGGTTAATGCAAACTCGTCAACTCTTCAACCTTGTTTGAGCGAGATGTTAGCAAAACAATCAATGCCGAGGTGACGTAGTGGTCGGCTTGTTGgctaagaatttaattaagaatttttacGTATGCAAGTTTAATTGGGTTCGCCATCCCTGTCTGTGGATACAATGCACAAGATGCACGGGGCATAGGGACATGGAGCACGGGACATAGGGACACGGGACATGGGACACGGGACACGGGGCATAGGGACATGGGACATAGGGACACGGGACATAGGGACACGGGACATAGGGACATGGGacacgcgcacgcgcacgcggCGGTACCTGTGCGAGCTGCAGCCGCGACATCGAACGCGCCACGCTCTCTTCCTGCCGTCCACAACACCACGTTATATTCAACAATACATtgtcacatttattatataacaatactATCATCCTCAATCTCTCATGACACCAATTACTGCTGACTTTGTTACCTGATTTCATTTTGTTCCTACATTTATATTacgataaaatattgtattgcaaataatataaaataaccttaaataaatttttgaaaaaaaaaaaactcaaaaaaaatatatcgtaaattaatggaaaaaatattcaacaaaaataaatataattttttcaattagtttttttttaatttatattttgtgtcAGATCAAATAACACatgtatatatttgaaataatacatGTGGTGCATACCTGTAGTTGCTTCATGGTGTAGTTGAGCTCATTGCGCAGCTTCTCAATTGCTTCCTGCGCAGAGTTGATGGCCTCCAGCAGCACCGGCTTCTGCGCAGCGCTCACGTTGCCTTCACACACACATTAAACAAactcaattaaattcatgctaCTCTAATTACTTTTCAATgaccataaaattatttcaagtaGAGATTTTCACTAAGTTATAAACATGGTGTCCGAAAATGTGTAAACACACAAAATTCTCTGTTGTTCTATTGTAACacagtaattttaaatcatccTGTATATAATTATTCTCACCAGACTCCAAGCGCTGTATGAGTAACCTCTGCTGCTGCAGCTGTGTCTGCAGCAGCGCCTGACAGCGCTTCTGGACGTCTAGAAGCTGCTTGTTCTTCTCAATCGGCTTCACCGCCTCCTTCTTAGGCTCCTGACCGTTTGTTATCTCTTTAGCCtgaaattatacatatttttgttagtaaaagaaaagatttaataacgaacggaacaataatttattttaatcttaccTTTTCAGCTTGTATGGACTGTTTATTGTCAGCCGTTGCCTTAATGTTGTCCCTGTTGATGAGCACCTTGTTGTGAGACATTGGATGGTGTGAgttctgtctgtctgtctgctTGTTGGCCTGCTGTCCACCAGGCGCCATGTTCTCCTGCTTGTTCTGaataatcataatattttgatatactaTCTGTAGTAATCTGAcactaataataaagattaaataataataatgtccaTTCGTGTGAAGCGAGCAGGATTAAAAAGGATTTAAAATTAGACTTATGTAATTTAacgtttgtaaattataaaaaactagcttttacccgcgactccgtccgcgcagaataaaaaatagaaaacggggtaaaaactatcctatgtccgtctcctagttctaagctacctccccatcaattttcagctaaatcagttcgaccgatcttgagttataaatagtgtaactaacacgactttcttttatatatatagattagagAGCAATTATACCAAACATCGTAAAAAAGgaagtcgaacctggataagcgagaaaaataacACGATCTCTTAAACTCTCACTTTTCcatgttaaaaacataaacactgtaataaaaacaatcagCAAATAATGAACAATTACCTCTGGGTTGTGCCAGAAGACTTTGATGAATCTGTTGTTGAGTACCGCCTCCGTGCTCTTGTAGGCCACGTTGGCCTCCGTCGGGTTGGAGAACGTTATCAGCGCCGCCTCGGGGTCGCCCTCGAAACTCACCtgacaaattataacatttcaatgtaacaagaaaaaaaaaacgatttaaaCACTTCCTAATTTTTCCCTAAGGGTGCCGCTTAGTGTAGATTATACGACTAAGCGTGGCAATATACGACCAagcttttgaaatgttttttataggagaTATGATCGTATCTCACTTGTATGTTAACAATCTTGCCAAACTTGCTGAAGTGGTTGTTGAGATGTGTGATGTCGTTAAGTCCACGCGGCACTTTCTTCACCTCCAGCGAGCAGTTGCCCGAATTGGCCGGTAGGGGCGCTCGGTTGCCTGCAAGAATATTCATTTGGACATTGgccattttatataaattaaaatgagaaGAGTAAAAAGGTAACATGtagtttaaaaagataaaagtacCCAAACGATGATAGTCAAAGTTCTTCTTGGGCGGCGGTCGCTCGTGTCGTGGTGCGGGCGGCGCCTCCGCTCTCGCGTCGTTGCGGGGCTCCGCCCTCGCCTCCGCACGGTTCTCATGACGTACTCTGACAACATAGACACAACATGTTACGCaacactaaattaataaattacacaacaacacctaaattaatataaatttaagacaCTGTATTTAAACATGTCAATATAAAACGCATTATTCACTTGTATGAACTGgaatgcattaaaaaaagtatataaaagtgAATTTCCATTGTCCTGtgttttcaaagataataattattttagtatatagaTGTTTCTGCAATGAAAACTGAGATATGTACCTGGGTATGGGCACGAGTTCCCTGGGCGGGTGCGGGGCGTGTGGGGCGTGTGGTGCGTGCGGGGCGTGCGGCGGCGGGGGCAGGGCGTGGTGCGGCAACGGATGCGGATGCGCACCAAACGGAGGGAAACCTGCCCCGCACCAGATGTCCGGCGTCAGCGGGTTGTACtctaacatacatacattattatatacttataataaaccatgtaatattttagataACGAAGCCACagtgtaaaatttcatcatttcattcatttcatttcaaaaaattCAGATCTATGTAAAATCGTAACAGTTGCTCGCGATTTCGACAGcgcgaaatttaaaactaaacttttaataaatatatcctaTGTCACCTGGGGACAAAGTAACTTCCTAGCAAACTTTTCAAATTGGCaataataatttgtcaaattaaacaaaataaacaaatatttcctaataatagtatataatagacatattgtatttaaaatcattgaaTTATATTAGAATTTACTTTTTCACATATTAATCCTTTTAGCATAGAACAGATGAAATATTCctaatatttgatactttttctttttttcgttataataTAGTAGTATTTTCTTGTTACCGGGCACTGGCGGCTGTATAGGCAACACCCTGGAGAGCGTAGCGTCCTCCAGCACCAGAGGGTCGGTGCCGTGGTCCCACTCGCAGAAGTCTCCGCGCATACAGTAACCTTTTTCTATTAACATAGAGTTATAACTTAATACACTAATAACATAGGCAACAAGGACCTTATCATGGTAGATCATTTATAATAaggtttttgtaaaataaatttaaactgacCGTCATAATCCCTGCAACGTCTCTTGTAGGCGTCAGGAACCTCTAACCGGGGTGAAGTGGAACCGCGAGACCTGTCACGGGACCTATCGCGTGACCTGTACAACAAAACGTTACTTATTTACCTTATATACTACTTTAAGtatttcatgtaaaaatacatatttagatttttgttCAATAGCTACTTACCGATCTCTATCCCTAGATCTGGACACTCTATCTCTATGTTCGCGGTCCCTTGACATTCTGTCCCTTTCCATCTCGCGCGGGATACGCAGCCTCTCTCTTTCCCGGTCGTAATCTCTATCCCGCAGAGGTACTGGTGACCGCGATctgttgaaaatttaaaatgaaataaatattaaaaaaaataacgatttaacgagagaaataattacaataaaaatataggcaTATTGTAGATTTAGTTAAATTGTATCATTTGAATTCTCGTCGCATATTTTCttctcatattttatttaaatataaccatAAAAATAAGACAGTGAGTGTAGATATTTTTCGATAGCCGAATATTTacttgataatataaatatcaagttATAATCTTCTTTCTGCAAGATGTCTAgtgactaaaaataaaatgtatctaaCCTAGACCTGCTAGCTTGTCTCTCAATGACAGGTGGCGGGGGACTCCTGTTCCTGTATCGGCCGCGGGGTGACGGCGACCGGGACAGGGGACGTCtggaaatatttacattattactaGCAATGTGAAATACTAgctttaaagatattaaaatatattaatgcgGATAGGAAAGAATACCAGAGAAGTTTTTGATGACAATTATTTCAGATTTTTACATATGACATAACATGCAATACTAAAAACAGATACTATATAGATGGAAATGTTTGCAAACATAATTACATGCagataagtatttttataaatggcaAGAAGAAGACGTAATATGAAgggttatattaaatataaatgatagtAAGATGTATGGTTTTAATGCTTTTAGATAACACTTTTAAAGAAACCATAagcaaagttatttttaatagaaggTTTAATTGCTACCTTTGTACAGAGAGTTGTTAGCATTGTTAGTATGTGTTAGTGATGTTACCTCTTCTCGTACCTCCGTGCGTCATTGGCGTGTGCGGCGTGCGCGGGATGTGCGGCGTGTGCAGCGTGCGGCGCGTGTGCGGCGTGCTCCGGCTCGCGTGCGTGTCGCCGCGGCCGCGCACGTCTATCCCACGACCGGGAACGACGTCGACGGCGCTCTTCCTTGTCACGGAGCtacgaatttatattatttgaactttaattaaattaaagtaatgataataaaaataattatcaaagaaAAGTTAGCATAAAATTCGCCCTCATGGCGACTAAAAACGTGTACGTcgtgattaataaaacaaaatctactCACAGAGTCACTTCTGCGATCTCGTCTGCGCGGCGGTTGATCCAATGGTTCCTCAAGTAACTCCGTCAAAGGCATAACCTGGGATATAAAAACATGCAGTTTACAAATATAGTACATACTAgaaattatatagttttagtAAAACTTGCTTAATTATTGAACAATATACTAACAAAGTTACTATAATCTCTAAGTAAAGTTTTCATAGTATACCTTAACAAGTGTCTGCTCCTGATGTGGTCCGCGTGTCCGCGGCAGCACAAGGCGATGACGCGGTGCCTCCGCGGCCAGCGCGGGCGCCGCAGCCACGGCGCTCGCGCCCGCTGGGGACTTCGCCCCCGGCGCAGAAGCACTAGTAGCACAAGCCGCTACACAAGATACAACACAGTTTAGACAACTatgaaactaattaaaatatatgctcTAATTAGCATACTTCCTTGATACAACAAgttgacaataaaatattttggtttaaaattttcacaatttaCTACCAAAGTAAtctatatttaagtaatattatttaaataactaaatccAGAAGTTCTCAGTGGGAGAACTGACGcaatttaaaacgaaaatatCTCCTgtgaatgttataaataactttctgtagcatttatataaataaaataagatctCAATACATCTCATATACAAAGTATGCTAAAAACATTACTTACGTTGCTCTTCAACATCTAACTGTTTATCATTCTCTTTAGCATTATGTACGGGACTGGCTTCTGCTGGCTTCTCAGGATTGCCTTTCAAGTATTCCAAGCTGTCCAGTGACTTGAACAACATGTCTACAAACGGCTTGGTCTCTGTTCATAAAATACatccaaattattaaattgtatttgttacATTCTTTAATTAAAGGCAATACAAGGTTCATTAACCCATGAAATTCCATGCATTTAATTagtcaaaaataacaataagttgACATGTTTTTGAGGAgtcatattacaaaaaaaattaattaaatattgattgtTCTGAGTATTAACACGTAAAGAATGAAATTAATGCACATACAAAATCATATGCATATGATTGTAATTTTCcacatttatcatattttttctatatatggCTTGTGTTATCTTCTGTCAATCAACTTTGTTGCAATTGTGGCTTTTATACGCATATCAACAGTCTCTAGTCACgcaaattaaaagttaattgaaaaaaaaaaacatattccttttagtaattaaaaatctacaaaTACTACATGTAggaaaaaatagtaaaatattattttttattacatatcgTTAACTTACCCTGTTGCAAGAAAACATCTAATTGGTCCAGCATGCCTTCCCGAAGCTCATCCAATGGCTTATCCTTCTTCACCAATGCATACACATACTTTGCCAATGCCGCAGGATCCGCATCGCAACTGGAAAAGTAATCAAATCAGTCATACGTTTTCAGATAATCTCACTAGATTGTAGTAACTTAAatctttcatttttaaatttgtcacTACTTATTGaccattatttaattataggaATCAAAAAGTTTTGTTAAGAGTCATATTTGGTTGGTTAAGCCTACATTGTGTTAGCAAGTACTAGTCTTTCAGTCTAGTGTAATATCTAGACCTATATTAcgaaagaaatataaagaacCAACTTTATTCTACATTTAATATGTACACAAGATTACTatagtacgtaaacaagtTA
It encodes:
- the LOC106716403 gene encoding zinc finger protein swm isoform X2, giving the protein MIIENPDAFKSWLTSILEPLCDADPAALAKYVYALVKKDKPLDELREGMLDQLDVFLQQETKPFVDMLFKSLDSLEYLKGNPEKPAEASPVHNAKENDKQLDVEEQPACATSASAPGAKSPAGASAVAAAPALAAEAPRHRLVLPRTRGPHQEQTLVKVMPLTELLEEPLDQPPRRRDRRSDSLRDKEERRRRRSRSWDRRARPRRHAREPEHAAHAPHAAHAAHPAHAAHANDARRRPLSRSPSPRGRYRNRSPPPPVIERQASRSRSRSPVPLRDRDYDRERERLRIPREMERDRMSRDREHRDRVSRSRDRDRSRDRSRDRSRGSTSPRLEVPDAYKRRCRDYDEKGYCMRGDFCEWDHGTDPLVLEDATLSRVLPIQPPVPEYNPLTPDIWCGAGFPPFGAHPHPLPHHALPPPPHAPHAPHAPHAPHPPRELVPIPRVRHENRAEARAEPRNDARAEAPPAPRHERPPPKKNFDYHRLGNRAPLPANSGNCSLEVKKVPRGLNDITHLNNHFSKFGKIVNIQVSFEGDPEAALITFSNPTEANVAYKSTEAVLNNRFIKVFWHNPENKQENMAPGGQQANKQTDRQNSHHPMSHNKVLINRDNIKATADNKQSIQAEKAKEITNGQEPKKEAVKPIEKNKQLLDVQKRCQALLQTQLQQQRLLIQRLESGNVSAAQKPVLLEAINSAQEAIEKLRNELNYTMKQLQEESVARSMSRLQLAQVKKPKTREEAQKEILDAELDMFTKQQEGQDVTELLKKIAELRRQMALQFPTHPVIRRGHSSYRIVKRKLRGGRFTSSRFVRGGLAGAAGGAAGAAPGKTFSVNQSIDHRPRALLVSGFEPDELDTLLAHFAQFGEVTGKEVNLAVPELVLQYRARAMAELAMQRARHYNDRTLSITWVTNNKPIGASQPTPQVQNGDTATDEPKENEKQSEEALLRFDEEEEEDAEEDRSWRR
- the LOC106716403 gene encoding zinc finger protein swm isoform X5 produces the protein MIIENPDAFKSWLTSILEPLCDADPAALAKYVYALVKKDKPLDELREGMLDQLDVFLQQETKPFVDMLFKSLDSLEYLKGNPEKPAEASPVHNAKENDKQLDVEEQPACATSASAPGAKSPAGASAVAAAPALAAEAPRHRLVLPRTRGPHQEQTLVKVMPLTELLEEPLDQPPRRRDRRSDSLRDKEERRRRRSRSWDRRARPRRHAREPEHAAHAPHAAHAAHPAHAAHANDARRYEKRRPLSRSPSPRGRYRNRSPPPPVIERQASRSRSRSPVPLRDRDYDRERERLRIPREMERDRMSRDREHRDRVSRSRDRDRSRDRSRDRSRGSTSPRLEVPDAYKRRCRDYDEKGYCMRGDFCEWDHGTDPLVLEDATLSRVLPIQPPVPEYNPLTPDIWCGAGFPPFGAHPHPLPHHALPPPPHAPHAPHAPHAPHPPRELVPIPRVRHENRAEARAEPRNDARAEAPPAPRHERPPPKKNFDYHRLGNRAPLPANSGNCSLEVKKVPRGLNDITHLNNHFSKFGKIVNIQVSFEGDPEAALITFSNPTEANVAYKSTEAVLNNRFIKVFWHNPENKQENMAPGGQQANKQTDRQNSHHPMSHNKVLINRDNIKATADNKQSIQAEKAKEITNGQEPKKEAVKPIEKNKQLLDVQKRCQALLQTQLQQQRLLIQRLESGNVSAAQKPVLLEAINSAQEAIEKLRNELNYTMKQLQVKKPKTREEAQKEILDAELDMFTKQQEGQDVTELLKKIAELRRQMALQFPTHPVIRRGHSSYRIVKRKLRGGRFTSSRFVRGGLAGAAGGAAGAAPGKTFSVNQSIDHRPRALLVSGFEPDELDTLLAHFAQFGEVTGKEVNLAVPELVLQYRARAMAELAMQRARHYNDRTLSITWVTNNKPIGASQPTPQVQNGDTATDEPKENEKQSEEALLRFDEEEEEDAEEDRSWRR
- the LOC106716403 gene encoding zinc finger protein swm isoform X1, which produces MIIENPDAFKSWLTSILEPLCDADPAALAKYVYALVKKDKPLDELREGMLDQLDVFLQQETKPFVDMLFKSLDSLEYLKGNPEKPAEASPVHNAKENDKQLDVEEQPACATSASAPGAKSPAGASAVAAAPALAAEAPRHRLVLPRTRGPHQEQTLVKVMPLTELLEEPLDQPPRRRDRRSDSLRDKEERRRRRSRSWDRRARPRRHAREPEHAAHAPHAAHAAHPAHAAHANDARRYEKRRPLSRSPSPRGRYRNRSPPPPVIERQASRSRSRSPVPLRDRDYDRERERLRIPREMERDRMSRDREHRDRVSRSRDRDRSRDRSRDRSRGSTSPRLEVPDAYKRRCRDYDEKGYCMRGDFCEWDHGTDPLVLEDATLSRVLPIQPPVPEYNPLTPDIWCGAGFPPFGAHPHPLPHHALPPPPHAPHAPHAPHAPHPPRELVPIPRVRHENRAEARAEPRNDARAEAPPAPRHERPPPKKNFDYHRLGNRAPLPANSGNCSLEVKKVPRGLNDITHLNNHFSKFGKIVNIQVSFEGDPEAALITFSNPTEANVAYKSTEAVLNNRFIKVFWHNPENKQENMAPGGQQANKQTDRQNSHHPMSHNKVLINRDNIKATADNKQSIQAEKAKEITNGQEPKKEAVKPIEKNKQLLDVQKRCQALLQTQLQQQRLLIQRLESGNVSAAQKPVLLEAINSAQEAIEKLRNELNYTMKQLQEESVARSMSRLQLAQVKKPKTREEAQKEILDAELDMFTKQQEGQDVTELLKKIAELRRQMALQFPTHPVIRRGHSSYRIVKRKLRGGRFTSSRFVRGGLAGAAGGAAGAAPGKTFSVNQSIDHRPRALLVSGFEPDELDTLLAHFAQFGEVTGKEVNLAVPELVLQYRARAMAELAMQRARHYNDRTLSITWVTNNKPIGASQPTPQVQNGDTATDEPKENEKQSEEALLRFDEEEEEDAEEDRSWRR
- the LOC106716403 gene encoding zinc finger protein swm isoform X3; the protein is MIIENPDAFKSWLTSILEPLCDADPAALAKYVYALVKKDKPLDELREGMLDQLDVFLQQETKPFVDMLFKSLDSLEYLKGNPEKPAEASPVHNAKENDKQLDVEEQPACATSASAPGAKSPAGASAVAAAPALAAEAPRHRLVLPRTRGPHQEQTLVKVMPLTELLEEPLDQPPRRRDRRSDSLRDKEERRRRRSRSWDRRARPRRHAREPEHAAHAPHAAHAAHPAHAAHANDARRYEKRRPLSRSPSPRGRYRNRSPPPPVIERQASRSRSRSPVPLRDRDYDRERERLRIPREMERDRMSRDREHRDRVSRSRDRDRSRDRSRDRSRGSTSPRLEVPDAYKRRCRDYDEKGYCMRGDFCEWDHGTDPLVLEDATLSRVLPIQPPVPEYNPLTPDIWCGAGFPPFGAHPHPLPHHALPPPPHAPHAPHAPHAPHPPRELVPIPRVRHENRAEARAEPRNDARAEAPPAPRHERPPPKKNFDYHRLGNRAPLPANSGNCSLEVKKVPRGLNDITHLNNHFSKFGKIVNIQVSFEGDPEAALITFSNPTEANVAYKSTEAVLNNRFIKVFWHNPENKQENMAPGGQQANKQTDRQNSHHPMSHNKVLINRDNIKATADNKQSIQAEKAKEITNGQEPKKEAVKPIEKNKQLLDVQKRCQALLQTQLQQQRLLIQRLESGNVSAAQKPVLLEAINSAQEAIEKLRNELNYTMKQLQEESVARSMSRLQLAQVKKPKTREEAQKEILDAELDMFTKQQEGQDVTELLKKIAELRRQMALQFPTHPVIRRGHSRGGRFTSSRFVRGGLAGAAGGAAGAAPGKTFSVNQSIDHRPRALLVSGFEPDELDTLLAHFAQFGEVTGKEVNLAVPELVLQYRARAMAELAMQRARHYNDRTLSITWVTNNKPIGASQPTPQVQNGDTATDEPKENEKQSEEALLRFDEEEEEDAEEDRSWRR
- the LOC106716403 gene encoding zinc finger protein swm isoform X4, whose protein sequence is MIIENPDAFKSWLTSILEPLCDADPAALAKYVYALVKKDKPLDELREGMLDQLDVFLQQETKPFVDMLFKSLDSLEYLKGNPEKPAEASPVHNAKENDKQLDVEEQPACATSASAPGAKSPAGASAVAAAPALAAEAPRHRLVLPRTRGPHQEQTLVKVMPLTELLEEPLDQPPRRRDRRSDSLRDKEERRRRRSRSWDRRARPRRHAREPEHAAHAPHAAHAAHPAHAAHANDARRYEKRRPLSRSPSPRGRYRNRSPPPPVIERQASRSRSRSPVPLRDRDYDRERERLRIPREMERDRMSRDREHRDRVSRSRDRDRSRDRSRDRSRGSTSPRLEVPDAYKRRCRDYDEKGYCMRGDFCEWDHGTDPLVLEDATLSRVLPIQPPVPEYNPLTPDIWCGAGFPPFGAHPHPLPHHALPPPPHAPHAPHAPHAPHPPRELVPIPRVRHENRAEARAEPRNDARAEAPPAPRHERPPPKKNFDYHRLGNRAPLPANSGNCSLEVKKVPRGLNDITHLNNHFSKFGKIVNIQVSFEGDPEAALITFSNPTEANVAYKSTEAVLNNRFIKVFWHNPENKQENMAPGGQQANKQTDRQNSHHPMSHNKVLINRDNIKATADNKQSIQAEKAKEITNGQEPKKEAVKPIEKNKQLLDVQKRCQALLQTQLQQQRLLIQRLESGNVSAAQKPVLLEAINSAQEAIEKLRNELNYTMKQLQQVKKPKTREEAQKEILDAELDMFTKQQEGQDVTELLKKIAELRRQMALQFPTHPVIRRGHSSYRIVKRKLRGGRFTSSRFVRGGLAGAAGGAAGAAPGKTFSVNQSIDHRPRALLVSGFEPDELDTLLAHFAQFGEVTGKEVNLAVPELVLQYRARAMAELAMQRARHYNDRTLSITWVTNNKPIGASQPTPQVQNGDTATDEPKENEKQSEEALLRFDEEEEEDAEEDRSWRR